The DNA region CTTCAGCATCGAAACAGAACTTCTTATCTTTCCCTTTCTTACTATCCTCGACTCCTCCACAATGTCAACCACATTCCGTAAAGTCGTCATCCCCAAGTACGGCGATGCATCAGTCCTTGAGATCGTCGAGGCCACCCTCCCTCAGCCTGCTGCAGGAGAGGTGCAGGTTGCACCCATATATGCCGGCTTTTCTGGTGCCGACATCAACATGCGACGCGGTGTCTACCCAAGCCAGCAGAAGCCACCGTTGACCCCCGGCTACTGTCTCGTCGGCACTGTCAAGACTAACGGCAGCGGGAGCTCAAAGTTCAAGACTGGCGACACTGTCGCATGCCTGACCAAGTATGATGCTCAGGCTCAGCTGGTCAACCTGCCCGAGAAGCATCTCATCCCCGTCCCTGAAGGTTCCGACCTGCAGCAGGTGACGGGCCTCATTCTCGACTGGTGCACCGCCTACGGCATGGTTCACCAAGTTGCCAAGGTGAAGAGGGGACAGACCGTTttcatccatggcatcagTGGCTCTGTTGGCTATGCCACCATGAAGCTCGTCCAGCTGCTGGGTGCGACAGCGTACGGTACAGCATCAGAGAGGAACCACGCCGCTGTCCGGGAGCAGGGCGGCATCCCCTTTGTCTATACCGACAAGAACTggatcaaggccatgaaggacACGGGTGGCGTCGACGCCGTCTTTGACTCGATCGGCTTCGAGAGCTTCCACGAATCGTACGACATCCTCAACGATCACGGCATTgtcgtcggcttcggcgCCAACAAGTACTCCCTTACCAACGAAGCCCCAGTCCCAGCTACATGGCCAACTGTCAAATTCTTGCTGAAGGGCCAAATTCCCTGGAGGGGGAAGAGAaccgccttcttcctcattAGTCGGGACCAGCCAGACTACCAGCCCAACATGAAGGCCCTTCTCGATCTGCTCGGCAAGAGCAAGATCTCGGTGCCCATTCGGAAGATCTGGGATATGGATGACATTCAAGAAGCCCATCGTCAGTGGCACAGTGGTTCGGGAGTTGGTGCAGTCATCATTCGGATACCCGAGCTGAAGTAACTGGAACAAGCCAACTGTACCGGTTCTTTGTTCAATCCTCTCATTTCTACTTTCTGCCCCGACTTTAATCAAGCCGGGAAATAATTCATGTGCCAGGCACAATCACGGCGAGCCACCCGTCAATCTCATGTACATAGACCATCTACATATTCTCTTATAGACTCCTAAAACAACACCGATTAATACC from Fusarium keratoplasticum isolate Fu6.1 chromosome 12, whole genome shotgun sequence includes:
- a CDS encoding PKS-ER domain-containing protein, with amino-acid sequence MSTTFRKVVIPKYGDASVLEIVEATLPQPAAGEVQVAPIYAGFSGADINMRRGVYPSQQKPPLTPGYCLVGTVKTNGSGSSKFKTGDTVACLTKYDAQAQLVNLPEKHLIPVPEGSDLQQVTGLILDWCTAYGMVHQVAKVKRGQTVFIHGISGSVGYATMKLVQLLGATAYGTASERNHAAVREQGGIPFVYTDKNWIKAMKDTGGVDAVFDSIGFESFHESYDILNDHGIVVGFGANKYSLTNEAPVPATWPTVKFLLKGQIPWRGKRTAFFLISRDQPDYQPNMKALLDLLGKSKISVPIRKIWDMDDIQEAHRQWHSGSGVGAVIIRIPELK